The Thermoclostridium stercorarium subsp. stercorarium DSM 8532 genome contains a region encoding:
- the glgD gene encoding glucose-1-phosphate adenylyltransferase subunit GlgD: MYSMMGIILTGGKNNRLKELSAGRSISAVPFGGKYRAIDFALSNMINSGIRNVGIPTQYNFHSLIDHLGSGKEWDLDRKNDGLFILPPCLSEYGTGWYRGNADAMYSNLTFLNRSNEEFVLINQGYAIYNMNYTDMLKHHVDKDADITIACRHMTDFPKEYLCALGIVETDTDMRITDMQEKPLNPKSDFASMGVYIIKRKLLISLLEESAAHGYYEFVRDIIIKKVNELRLYAYEFKGYWRPLCNIQLYYMANMELLNPEIRYELFEKNGKIFTKVKDEPPAKYNDEAVVKNSIVADGCIIEGHVENSILFRGVKIKRGAVIKDSIIMQDSVVCENALLDCCILDKSVIITAGKQLKGDKNWPLIVGKNVVV; encoded by the coding sequence ATGTATAGCATGATGGGTATAATACTTACCGGCGGAAAAAACAACCGCCTGAAGGAACTGTCGGCCGGCCGTTCCATTTCGGCGGTCCCTTTCGGCGGAAAATACAGGGCAATTGATTTTGCCCTTTCAAACATGATAAATTCGGGAATACGGAACGTGGGCATACCAACCCAGTATAATTTTCATTCTCTGATTGACCACCTCGGTTCGGGAAAGGAATGGGACCTGGACAGAAAAAACGACGGTCTGTTCATTCTTCCCCCATGCCTGTCGGAATACGGAACGGGATGGTACAGGGGAAATGCCGACGCAATGTACAGCAATCTGACATTCCTTAACAGAAGCAATGAGGAATTTGTACTCATTAACCAGGGCTATGCCATTTACAATATGAATTATACAGATATGCTGAAACACCATGTGGACAAGGATGCGGACATTACAATCGCCTGCAGGCACATGACCGATTTCCCGAAAGAATACCTTTGCGCCCTCGGCATAGTTGAAACCGATACTGACATGCGGATAACCGACATGCAGGAAAAACCTCTTAACCCGAAAAGTGATTTTGCTTCCATGGGCGTTTACATCATAAAACGCAAACTGCTGATTTCCCTTCTTGAAGAAAGTGCCGCTCACGGGTACTATGAATTTGTCAGGGATATTATCATTAAAAAAGTCAACGAATTGCGGCTCTATGCATATGAATTCAAGGGATACTGGCGCCCGTTGTGCAATATACAGCTCTATTACATGGCGAACATGGAATTGCTTAACCCTGAAATAAGGTACGAGCTTTTTGAAAAAAACGGAAAGATTTTTACAAAGGTTAAGGATGAACCTCCCGCAAAATATAACGACGAAGCGGTGGTGAAGAACTCGATTGTCGCAGACGGATGCATTATTGAGGGACATGTGGAAAACAGCATATTGTTCAGAGGGGTTAAAATCAAAAGGGGTGCAGTAATAAAAGACAGCATTATAATGCAGGATTCGGTGGTTTGCGAAAATGCATTGCTTGACTGCTGCATACTGGACAAAAGTGTTATTATAACGGCCGGAAAGCAATTGAAAGGAGACAAAAACTGGCCTTTAATAGTAGGCAAAAACGTGGTAGTATAA
- a CDS encoding SPL family radical SAM protein → MRNSGKDLYNPAFSHIYIEKGILNHPETVKILSRFPGAGIIVINHYKDVFSRSGQNFLIQKQSPSLILAKKQDNFLYKGAPVCQDFGHNHFYHTPLVMNCIYDCEYCYLQGMYSSANMVVFVNLEDYFMHVEKMLQNHPVYLCISYDTDLLALEHKLGYVRYWNSFAESHPNLTIEVRTKSAGFKSIEKLTPLENFILAWTLSPETVQKNFEHKTPSLTQRISCIKKALDRGFKVRLCFDPLIYSKDWYLHFSETVEKTFSEIPAGKIHDVGMGVFRISRDYLKRMRKNRPDSVITQYPYEYDNGVYHYGKELTDRMVSEACDILSKHVPAEKIYIWKEAEGERNI, encoded by the coding sequence TTGAGGAACTCAGGAAAAGATTTGTATAACCCTGCCTTTTCCCATATTTATATAGAAAAGGGCATACTGAACCATCCTGAAACAGTGAAAATCTTATCCAGGTTCCCCGGGGCCGGAATCATAGTTATAAACCATTATAAGGATGTTTTTTCAAGAAGCGGTCAGAATTTTTTAATACAAAAGCAATCCCCGTCTCTGATCCTGGCAAAGAAACAGGATAATTTCCTTTACAAAGGAGCTCCCGTTTGCCAGGATTTCGGGCATAACCATTTCTACCACACTCCGCTGGTTATGAACTGTATATACGACTGTGAGTACTGCTATCTGCAGGGTATGTATTCCTCAGCCAACATGGTGGTGTTTGTAAATCTTGAGGACTATTTTATGCATGTGGAAAAAATGCTTCAAAACCATCCTGTTTACCTGTGCATATCCTATGACACCGATCTTTTGGCGCTGGAACACAAATTGGGTTATGTCCGGTACTGGAATTCTTTTGCCGAGTCCCACCCAAACCTTACCATCGAGGTGCGCACAAAAAGTGCCGGCTTTAAAAGCATTGAAAAGTTAACGCCACTGGAAAATTTTATTCTTGCCTGGACACTGTCACCTGAAACAGTGCAAAAAAACTTTGAGCATAAAACACCTTCATTAACACAAAGGATTTCATGCATAAAAAAAGCGCTGGACAGGGGCTTTAAGGTGAGGCTTTGCTTCGATCCTCTCATTTATTCAAAAGACTGGTATCTGCATTTCAGCGAAACGGTGGAAAAAACATTTTCCGAAATTCCCGCCGGAAAAATTCACGATGTGGGAATGGGAGTATTCAGAATTTCCCGCGACTATCTGAAAAGAATGAGGAAAAACAGACCCGATTCGGTAATAACGCAGTATCCGTATGAGTACGACAATGGTGTATATCATTACGGAAAGGAACTGACCGACCGGATGGTTTCGGAGGCCTGCGATATTTTATCGAAGCACGTGCCGGCGGAAAAAATATATATATGGAAGGAAGCGGAAGGCGAAAGGAACATTTGA
- a CDS encoding TrpB-like pyridoxal phosphate-dependent enzyme produces MAGIPYKIYLSEKELPRHWYNLKAVMKELPPPMLNPATLKPCTKEDLTPIFCEKLVEQEFNTTDRYIEIPEGLMNFYRMIRPSPLIRAYNLERELNTPAEIYYKFEGTNTSGSHKLNSAAAQVYYAKEQGITTVTTETGAGQWGTALAMACAYYKVNLIVYMVKVSAEQKPYRKAVIETYGGKVVPSPSDTTEVGRKILAENPGTTGSLGCAISEAVETAVKTENCRYVLGSVLDHVLLHQSIIGLETKTACDKYGIEPDIIIGCVGGGSNFGGLIAPFMGEKIEGKNNIRFIGVEPASCPSFTRGRYAYDFGDTGKTTPLLKMYTLGSGFIPSPNHAGGLRYHGMSPILSKLYHDGYFEVRSVEQTKVFEAAVMFARCEGILPAPESSHALRVAIDEAIKCKETGEKKTIIFGLSGTGYFDMTAYMSYNAGAMTDYIPTDEDLEKGFATIPKVDL; encoded by the coding sequence GTGGCGGGAATACCGTACAAAATTTATCTTTCGGAAAAGGAACTTCCACGGCACTGGTATAATCTGAAGGCCGTAATGAAGGAGCTTCCGCCTCCGATGCTCAATCCGGCTACGTTAAAACCATGTACTAAGGAAGATTTGACCCCGATATTCTGCGAAAAACTTGTGGAGCAGGAGTTCAATACAACGGACAGGTATATAGAAATCCCCGAAGGGCTTATGAATTTTTACAGAATGATTCGGCCGTCACCGCTGATCCGTGCCTACAATCTCGAAAGGGAGCTGAATACGCCGGCCGAAATTTACTACAAATTTGAGGGCACAAATACTTCAGGCTCACACAAACTCAATTCTGCCGCTGCACAGGTCTATTATGCAAAGGAGCAGGGAATAACAACAGTCACAACCGAGACAGGAGCGGGACAATGGGGAACTGCTCTTGCAATGGCATGTGCGTATTACAAAGTCAATCTCATAGTATATATGGTTAAGGTATCGGCGGAGCAGAAACCCTACAGAAAAGCCGTTATTGAAACCTATGGCGGAAAGGTGGTACCGTCTCCGTCAGACACCACCGAAGTGGGAAGAAAAATCCTTGCAGAGAACCCGGGAACCACCGGTTCACTCGGATGTGCCATTTCGGAAGCCGTTGAAACGGCGGTGAAGACCGAAAACTGCCGTTACGTTCTGGGAAGCGTACTGGACCATGTCCTCCTGCACCAGTCCATTATCGGCCTGGAGACAAAAACGGCATGCGACAAATACGGCATAGAACCCGATATTATAATAGGCTGTGTAGGGGGCGGCTCAAACTTCGGAGGACTTATCGCACCGTTCATGGGTGAGAAGATTGAGGGCAAAAACAATATCCGCTTTATAGGTGTTGAACCTGCGTCGTGTCCGTCATTCACAAGGGGACGGTATGCTTACGACTTCGGAGACACCGGAAAGACAACGCCGCTTTTGAAAATGTATACCCTCGGCTCAGGCTTTATACCTTCGCCGAACCATGCAGGCGGTCTGAGATATCACGGTATGAGCCCCATTCTGTCAAAGCTGTATCATGACGGTTATTTTGAAGTTCGCAGTGTTGAACAGACCAAAGTGTTCGAAGCGGCGGTTATGTTCGCCCGGTGCGAAGGAATTCTTCCTGCGCCCGAATCTTCCCATGCACTGAGGGTTGCCATTGATGAAGCAATAAAGTGCAAAGAGACAGGTGAAAAGAAGACAATCATATTCGGTTTGTCAGGTACCGGATATTTCGATATGACAGCTTACATGAGCTACAATGCCGGAGCAATGACCGATTACATCCCGACCGACGAAGACCTGGAAAAGGGATTTGCAACAATTCCGAAAGTGGATTTATAA
- a CDS encoding patatin-like phospholipase family protein, with translation MRRFILSIDGGGIRGVIPAVFLAKLKKELEKNGVDKPYHRVFDIIAGTSTGGLITLALTVPMYRKTDGNLYDEKGGVAAEKLPDLYRIFGNRVFPGNRNKVRKLVRQIFTSKYSSAPFKAVLVEIFKSHTVKEALTNVLITAFDMKNMQPVFIKKRPAHAGGEEDADFYMVDAALSTAAVPTYFPPVHVYKEEGGYCLIDGGIFCINPALSAFIEARKIFPDCNEYVILSLGTGNRKEEYRTEKMANWGFFNWIAPWLGVPLINAVGEGQKISTNHMLKKLPQVTLFRFDVELDRNKGGIDDGSTENIEYLFKKGMEMWDKNLSEINKFVRLITAGKNKPAK, from the coding sequence GTGAGAAGGTTTATTCTTTCCATAGACGGAGGGGGCATTCGGGGGGTAATTCCGGCGGTTTTTCTGGCAAAACTGAAAAAAGAGCTCGAAAAGAATGGCGTAGACAAGCCCTATCACCGGGTTTTCGACATTATAGCGGGCACCTCCACCGGCGGACTCATAACACTTGCTCTTACAGTTCCGATGTACAGAAAAACTGACGGGAATTTGTATGATGAAAAAGGTGGAGTGGCGGCGGAAAAACTGCCTGATCTTTACAGGATATTCGGAAATAGGGTTTTCCCCGGAAACAGAAACAAGGTGAGAAAGCTTGTAAGGCAGATTTTTACGAGCAAATACAGTTCAGCTCCCTTTAAAGCGGTACTTGTGGAAATTTTCAAAAGCCACACCGTAAAGGAAGCTCTGACAAACGTATTAATAACCGCATTTGACATGAAAAACATGCAGCCTGTTTTTATAAAGAAGCGGCCTGCGCACGCAGGGGGCGAGGAGGATGCCGATTTTTACATGGTTGACGCGGCTTTGTCAACAGCAGCCGTTCCGACGTATTTCCCGCCCGTGCATGTATATAAGGAAGAGGGCGGCTATTGCCTAATAGACGGGGGAATTTTCTGCATAAACCCCGCACTGAGCGCTTTTATAGAGGCGCGAAAAATTTTCCCCGACTGCAATGAATATGTTATTCTGTCGCTGGGAACGGGAAACCGGAAAGAAGAGTATAGAACCGAAAAAATGGCAAACTGGGGCTTTTTCAACTGGATTGCGCCATGGCTTGGAGTGCCGCTTATCAACGCAGTTGGGGAAGGACAGAAGATAAGTACGAACCATATGCTGAAAAAACTGCCTCAGGTAACGCTGTTCAGGTTCGATGTGGAGCTTGACAGGAACAAAGGGGGTATAGACGACGGAAGCACTGAAAATATAGAATATTTATTTAAAAAAGGAATGGAAATGTGGGACAAGAACCTAAGTGAAATTAACAAGTTTGTCAGGCTGATAACCGCCGGTAAAAACAAGCCGGCAAAGTGA
- a CDS encoding glycosyl hydrolase: MESTKLAEFLNINVDEYRPLAFFGIKAHEDHESIREWVKWCKRQGFRGFNIIIASDCTGRANERWINMVLDAYETAFRTAKEEGLEVWIFDDWGYPSGTAGGLVCTENGYRAKKLVISHNCILKKGEQIAITMPDNVVAAGILKNNTFERIKIKPKERFEYTCDDELAHIVVVSWDYDEHASKSSCKSYPGDPAMSCIDLLNRDAAEKFVSVMHERYYQRFSAYFGNVIKGFFYDEPYLRFEFPYTQGLFEEFQRKKGYDLLEVLPYLLVNVKSSHPAVIDKYTDDFFDVYTDMAAENFYRVLSQWCKKHNVELTGHMDLDHHLNTLNTISGHFFKNMKHNDRPAVDVIWAQIEPGVFTDFPRYAGSVKRLLGRRRAVSETFAGMGQGLHGDLMRYITDHQVIRGIDDFHLMYSNNNPDSPAESPQMPNHMLQEPFGKLIYDRIAVASAISAFGKFAGNTALYVPCYDLYRAQLGIGNLTANNAEKFIWEWVDEIARELTYMPCDFDYIWDEAILSLKITEGGFLTGSGYVINTVILPPNCTIKDEVAKKLKQFARSGGRIISVFRYNPLLERDSILCSEIDSLKALVSSSVTISPSSQISLCTRVGKGKTVYMLLNESTKDTDVEICIDNTGILYEANLKECSLKTVSTKGPFRFLTRFNGCELKVFVADKTGQAIKGLSAKAAERVCHWIPGQEVNGIEPFNWSIQLPDKNEISLDGKDFPDWASLGWPEYSGPMKYTSYFDYNSDKPNAVLCMPGLHYHAIVYVDGKEAGRTAYKPYELSLSGLEKGRHKLEIVVYNTGANEVVGTLEAEKRKYSKRFAHMAAYDRKRLKSGLLGPVKIYPV, translated from the coding sequence ATGGAATCCACGAAGTTGGCAGAATTTCTTAACATTAATGTTGATGAATACAGGCCTCTGGCTTTTTTCGGGATTAAAGCCCACGAAGATCACGAAAGCATCCGTGAATGGGTAAAATGGTGCAAAAGGCAGGGGTTTCGTGGATTCAACATAATAATTGCATCGGACTGTACCGGCCGTGCGAACGAACGGTGGATTAACATGGTACTGGACGCTTATGAAACGGCGTTCAGGACCGCAAAAGAAGAAGGGCTTGAAGTATGGATATTCGACGACTGGGGCTACCCCAGCGGCACGGCAGGGGGCCTGGTCTGTACCGAAAACGGATACAGGGCAAAAAAACTCGTCATTTCCCACAACTGCATATTGAAAAAAGGCGAGCAAATCGCCATTACAATGCCTGATAATGTGGTTGCCGCAGGGATACTTAAGAACAATACCTTTGAAAGGATTAAAATAAAACCGAAGGAACGCTTTGAATACACCTGCGATGATGAACTTGCCCACATTGTAGTGGTTTCATGGGATTACGACGAACACGCGTCAAAATCATCGTGCAAGTCATACCCCGGTGACCCGGCAATGTCTTGCATTGACCTGCTTAACAGGGATGCCGCCGAGAAATTCGTCAGCGTTATGCATGAAAGATACTATCAAAGATTCTCGGCATATTTCGGGAATGTCATAAAAGGCTTTTTCTATGACGAGCCCTATCTCAGGTTTGAATTTCCCTACACTCAGGGCCTTTTTGAAGAATTTCAAAGAAAAAAAGGCTATGATCTTCTGGAAGTGCTGCCTTACCTTCTGGTAAACGTGAAATCCAGTCATCCCGCTGTGATAGATAAATATACCGATGACTTTTTTGATGTTTATACCGACATGGCCGCGGAAAATTTTTACCGTGTTTTGAGTCAATGGTGTAAAAAACACAATGTCGAACTTACAGGCCATATGGATCTGGATCATCACCTTAATACACTGAATACAATCAGCGGCCATTTCTTCAAGAATATGAAACATAACGACAGGCCTGCAGTAGACGTAATATGGGCCCAGATTGAGCCTGGGGTGTTTACCGATTTTCCGAGATACGCCGGATCGGTCAAAAGATTATTGGGCCGCAGGCGCGCCGTTTCCGAGACCTTTGCCGGAATGGGGCAGGGCCTGCACGGGGATTTGATGAGATATATAACCGATCATCAGGTTATCCGCGGAATTGATGACTTTCATCTGATGTATTCCAACAATAACCCCGACAGCCCGGCAGAAAGCCCTCAGATGCCGAATCACATGCTTCAGGAACCATTCGGGAAACTTATATATGATCGTATCGCCGTTGCCTCGGCGATCTCTGCCTTTGGTAAATTTGCAGGAAACACCGCATTGTACGTTCCATGCTATGATTTGTACAGGGCGCAGCTGGGCATAGGCAATCTCACTGCCAACAATGCCGAAAAATTTATCTGGGAATGGGTGGATGAAATTGCAAGGGAACTTACATATATGCCCTGTGATTTCGATTATATCTGGGACGAAGCAATACTCTCGCTGAAAATCACGGAAGGTGGATTCCTTACCGGTTCCGGGTATGTTATAAATACTGTAATTCTGCCTCCGAACTGCACAATTAAGGATGAGGTCGCGAAAAAACTCAAACAATTTGCAAGGTCCGGAGGGAGAATTATATCCGTCTTCAGGTATAATCCGCTGCTTGAGCGGGATTCAATACTGTGCAGCGAAATTGATTCGTTAAAAGCCCTTGTCAGCTCCTCCGTTACGATATCACCATCAAGCCAAATCTCCCTGTGCACAAGGGTTGGCAAAGGAAAGACGGTCTACATGCTTTTAAACGAGTCCACGAAAGATACGGACGTGGAAATATGTATTGACAATACAGGAATTTTATATGAAGCAAATCTCAAAGAATGCAGCCTCAAAACAGTTTCCACCAAAGGCCCTTTCAGGTTCCTGACCAGATTTAACGGCTGTGAATTAAAAGTTTTTGTTGCCGACAAAACAGGCCAGGCAATTAAAGGTTTAAGCGCAAAGGCTGCGGAAAGAGTATGCCACTGGATTCCTGGGCAGGAGGTAAACGGGATCGAGCCTTTTAACTGGAGTATTCAGCTGCCCGACAAAAACGAAATATCCCTTGACGGCAAAGACTTTCCCGACTGGGCAAGCCTCGGCTGGCCGGAATATTCAGGACCCATGAAATACACCTCATACTTTGATTATAACTCCGACAAACCGAACGCAGTCCTCTGCATGCCCGGTCTTCATTACCATGCAATAGTGTACGTCGACGGAAAGGAAGCGGGACGAACGGCATATAAGCCCTATGAACTGAGTTTGTCCGGCTTGGAGAAAGGGCGGCACAAACTTGAAATTGTAGTGTACAATACCGGTGCAAACGAAGTCGTGGGAACACTTGAAGCTGAAAAAAGGAAATATTCAAAAAGATTCGCGCATATGGCCGCATATGACAGAAAAAGACTTAAATCTGGACTGCTCGGGCCTGTTAAAATATATCCCGTTTAA
- a CDS encoding thiamine diphosphokinase — protein MNTLVVGSGLVESGEIIKEYSRISDLIICADGGARYLYQAGIRPDILVGDFDSIEPEIKEAYQQSGIEIIKFPAKKDYTDMELALNLAIEKGATRIYITGATGSRLDHTISNIQLLHKLADKGVEGVIINRNNYIYLLTDCIRIPRKEGYYLSLVPATPKVEGITTKGLAYPLNDGTMVMGTGLGISNEFVSEWAEVSVKKGRLYVILSKD, from the coding sequence ATGAATACGCTGGTTGTAGGAAGCGGACTTGTAGAATCCGGCGAAATAATAAAAGAATATTCACGCATATCGGATTTAATAATATGTGCCGACGGCGGGGCACGGTATTTGTATCAGGCGGGTATCAGACCTGATATTCTGGTGGGGGACTTTGATTCAATCGAGCCTGAAATAAAAGAAGCTTACCAACAAAGCGGCATTGAGATAATAAAATTCCCCGCCAAGAAGGATTATACCGATATGGAACTGGCCCTGAACCTTGCAATTGAAAAGGGGGCCACAAGAATATACATTACCGGCGCTACGGGATCAAGGCTGGATCATACCATCTCAAATATTCAGCTTCTTCATAAGCTGGCTGACAAAGGCGTTGAAGGGGTCATCATAAACCGCAACAACTACATTTACCTTCTTACCGATTGCATCAGAATTCCCAGAAAAGAAGGTTATTACCTGTCGCTTGTACCGGCGACTCCGAAAGTTGAGGGGATTACAACCAAAGGGCTGGCCTATCCCCTTAATGACGGAACCATGGTAATGGGGACAGGCCTTGGCATAAGTAATGAATTTGTTTCCGAATGGGCTGAAGTTTCCGTAAAAAAGGGCCGGCTTTACGTTATTCTTTCGAAAGATTAA
- the rpe gene encoding ribulose-phosphate 3-epimerase, which produces MKTDTDKREIIIAPSILSSDFTRLKEALDTIKDSGADWVHVDVMDGHFVPNITIGPPVIKCIRRQTDLFMDVHLMIEKPELLLNDFIEAGADMITVHAEACTHLNRTLQIIRQSGIRAGVALNPATPLNVLDYSLELVDMVLIMTVNPGFGGQKYIPQMTAKIKAMRDRINEQAPNVLLQIDGGISTDNIAEVTAAGANVIVAGSAFFNAHDKAWFVSELRKKSAFGGKVQI; this is translated from the coding sequence ATGAAAACAGATACAGATAAGAGGGAAATAATCATTGCGCCGTCGATACTGTCTTCTGATTTCACAAGGCTCAAAGAAGCGCTGGATACCATTAAGGATTCAGGGGCCGACTGGGTGCATGTCGATGTAATGGACGGGCATTTTGTTCCGAATATTACGATAGGTCCCCCTGTTATAAAATGCATACGCAGGCAGACAGATCTTTTTATGGATGTCCACCTGATGATTGAAAAACCTGAATTATTGCTGAATGATTTTATTGAAGCGGGCGCAGACATGATTACGGTGCATGCCGAGGCGTGTACGCACCTGAACCGGACACTTCAGATTATCCGTCAGTCAGGGATTAGAGCCGGAGTTGCGCTGAATCCGGCGACGCCGCTGAATGTTCTGGACTATTCCCTTGAGCTTGTGGATATGGTTCTTATAATGACTGTAAACCCTGGATTTGGAGGGCAAAAATATATACCTCAGATGACAGCGAAAATAAAAGCAATGCGCGACAGGATTAACGAACAGGCTCCGAACGTTTTGCTTCAGATTGACGGGGGCATAAGCACCGACAATATTGCTGAAGTAACTGCGGCGGGAGCCAATGTAATAGTGGCAGGATCTGCTTTTTTCAATGCCCACGACAAGGCATGGTTTGTATCTGAATTAAGAAAAAAATCTGCTTTTGGCGGAAAGGTACAGATATGA
- the rsgA gene encoding ribosome small subunit-dependent GTPase A, translated as MPKGLILKGVGGFYTVESSSGIYECRVRGVFRKKGITPVAGDFVEFSITDETAKEGWIEEIEERQNFFVRPPVANVNQIAIVIAGTSPEPDFLLVDKLLITAERNGITPLIVINKIDLINEQELEEVKNIYVGTGYQVVAISKVGKRGYDELHEKLKGHRTVFAGQSGVGKSTILNNIMDAWVMETGEMSRIQRGKHTTRHVQLLPLDNDGYVVDTPGFSSLTLEGIEHAKLSSMYPEFIRLEGMCRFSGCSHIKEPGCAVKDSVQSGEISRVRYECYRRLYEELKLQYENRYR; from the coding sequence GTGGGGGGTTTTTACACCGTAGAGAGCAGTTCAGGTATCTACGAGTGCCGGGTTAGGGGAGTTTTCAGAAAGAAAGGTATAACACCCGTTGCCGGCGATTTCGTCGAATTCTCAATAACCGACGAAACGGCAAAAGAAGGATGGATTGAAGAAATTGAAGAAAGGCAGAATTTTTTTGTACGTCCGCCGGTGGCAAATGTAAACCAGATAGCTATTGTTATCGCCGGAACGTCCCCCGAGCCCGATTTCCTGCTTGTGGATAAACTGCTCATTACTGCCGAGAGGAACGGTATTACACCGCTGATAGTAATAAACAAGATTGATTTGATAAACGAACAAGAGCTTGAAGAAGTAAAAAATATTTATGTAGGTACGGGATACCAGGTTGTTGCGATAAGCAAAGTAGGAAAACGGGGTTATGACGAGCTCCATGAAAAGCTGAAAGGTCACCGCACTGTATTTGCAGGCCAGTCAGGTGTAGGAAAATCCACAATTCTTAACAACATTATGGACGCATGGGTTATGGAAACGGGCGAAATGAGCAGGATCCAGCGGGGAAAACACACAACCCGTCACGTTCAGCTTTTGCCTTTGGACAATGACGGTTATGTCGTGGATACGCCGGGGTTCAGTTCACTTACGCTGGAAGGCATTGAACATGCAAAACTTTCTTCAATGTATCCGGAGTTCATCAGACTGGAGGGCATGTGCAGGTTCAGCGGCTGCAGCCATATAAAAGAACCAGGATGTGCGGTAAAGGATTCGGTCCAGTCCGGAGAGATATCTCGGGTAAGGTATGAATGCTATCGGCGATTGTATGAGGAGTTGAAATTGCAGTATGAAAACAGATACAGATAA